The following nucleotide sequence is from uncultured Roseateles sp..
AATCCCACCTACACGACCAAGACCAACAGCACGGTCTCGCATTGCAGCAGCCTGTCATCCGGCTCCTGCCTGGTGACGGTGACGACCGGCTCGAACCATGGTTTCAGCACCGGCGACACGATCACGCTGAGCGGCATCGCTCCGGCCACCTACAACGGCGCCTTCACCATCACCAAGACCGGCAACAAGTCCTACACCTACACCTTGACCGGGCTGTCCAGCGTGCCCGCCAATGTCACGTCCACCGGGGTGTCGGGGCCGTCCAATAGCGGCTGCCCCTCGGGCACAGGCTATTCGGTCACCACCGTCAAGACCTACAGCACGAAGGATTCGACGCCCACCACCACGACCGTCACCACCACCACCTCGTCGCAGACCACCCTGGTCAAGAACATCACCAGCACGACGGCGATGAAGCAGGTGATCGTGGTCGTCAACGGCACCCAGAGTTCGGACACGACCACGGCCGGCACCCCCAGCATCACGGTCGGATCCACTGTCAGCGGGCCGACGACGGTGTCGCAGACGCCGGTCGTCACTTCCGCTGCTTCGGTCGGTTCGACCACCAGCACCAGCACCAGCCCGAATACGGTCAGCACGACGACAAGCAGCAGCTGCGTGGCCAGCGTTCCGGCCAATACCGACGTGGCCGGTGCCTCGAGCACCTCCAGTGTCGGTCCCGGCTCGCCGACGACCACCGGACCGACCACCACCGCCGGCACGCCGGTCTCGACCGATGTGCTGGACGCGGGCACCGACGGCGCCGTGACCACGACCAATGCCACGACCAATGCCGGTGGCTCCAGCGACACGCTGGCCGACGTGGCGATGTACTACTACCAGAACGACCTGCGTACCGATGCCCTGAACAACTGCATCGGTGCCCTGGGCACCTCGGTGTGCGAGAACAACGTCACCGCGCTCGGCAAGGACAATGCGCGCTGGCAACACATGAGCACGTTCACGCTGAGCCTGGGCATGAACGGCACGCTGCAGTTCGACGTCAACTACGACACCGATCCCAAGACCGATTTTCTGGCCATCAGCCAGGGCAGCAAGGACTGGCCGGCACCCGGCGATGATGCCGGTGCGGTGAACATCGATGACCTCTGGCATGCGGCGGTTAACGGCCGCGGCCGCTACTTCAGTGCGGTCGATCCGGCCTCGCTGATCTCCAGCCTGAAGGCGGCCTTGAACACCATCTCGGCGGCCACTGGCGCCTCATCAGCGGCTGCGACCAGCACCTTGCAGCCGGTGGAAGGCGACAACGGCGTGTACATCGCGCAGTTCCGTTCGTCCGAGTGGACCGGCGATCTGCGTGCCTACGAGATCAACACCAAGACCGGCGTGATTCCCACCTCGACCATCGATGCCCAGGGCAATCGCGTGGACCTCAACAAATGGTCGGCGGCGGCACAGATCACACCCTCGTCGCGAGGCACCATCCGCTACTTCAAGAAAGGCTCGGGTAATGCCGGCACCTTGCGCGAATTCACCTACGCCAACTTGACCGCCGACGGCCTGAACGGCAACTTCGACAATGTCTGCTCCAAGTCTCTGACGGCGCAGCTGTCCCAGTGCGCGGGCCTCAGCGATGCGGCCAAGGCGGTGGTGAATTCGGGCTCCAATATGGTGGACTTCCTGCGCGGGCAGCCGCATACCGAGTACCGCAGCCGCAATCAGGTGCTGGGCGACATCGTCAACTCGTCGCCGGTCTATGTCGGTGCCCCCGGCTTTGCCTACACCGAGAACGGCTACGGCACCTACAAGACCAGCAAGAAGGACCGCCTGCCGACGCTGTACGTGGGTGCCAACGACGGCATGCTGCATGCGATCAATGCCGCCACCGGCCAGGAGCGCTGGGCCTACATCCCCAGCATGGTGATGCCCAATATGTACAAGCTGGGCGACCAGTACTACGAGTCCAAGCACCAGTACTTTGTCGATGCCACGCCGACCGCGGGTGACATCTACGCCGCCGATGGCACCTGGAAGACGATTCTGGTCGGTGGCCTGAACGCCGGTGGCCGCGGCTACTACGCCCTGGACATCACCGACCCGCTGAACCCGGTCGCGCTGTGGGAGTTCACCAACGACGATCTGGGCCTCAGCTATGGCAACCCCGTCATCACCAAGCGCAAGGACGGCACCTGGGTGGTGGCCTTCACCTCGGGCTACAACAACGTTTCGCCCGGTGACGGCGGGGGCTATCTGTTCGTGCTCAATGCCGAGACCGGCGCGCTGCTGAAGAAAGTCGGCACCGGCGCGGGCTCGGCCGACACGCCCAGCGGCCTGGGCCGGCTGAACGGCTGGGTCGATTTCGACACCGAGAACCTGACCAAGCGCTTCTATGCCGGCGACCTGCTGGGCAATGTCTGGCGTTTTGACATCGATGATCTGATCGAGCCCAAGAGCTCGGCGCTGAAGCTGGCGCAGCTGCTGGTCGGCGGAGTGGCCCAGTCGATCACGGTGGCGCCGCAACTGGCCGAGGTCGAGTACAACGGCGCGCGGTTCCCTGTGGTCTACATCGGCACCGGCCGCTACCTGGGCAAGACGGACGTGACCTCGACCGGCACGCAAAGCATTTATGCCATCAAGGACAACCTGACTGCCACCGGCCTGGGCGACGTGCGCGCCGGCGGTACGCTGGTGGCCCAGGCCGTCACGACCGACAGTGTGCACAAGGTCATTGGCGGCAGCCCGGTGGACTGGACCAGCAAGAATGGCTGGTATGTCGATCTGGTGACCTCGGGTGAACGCGTCAACGTGGACATGCAGCTGGCCTTCAACATCCTCACCGTGGCCGGCAATGTGCCGGGCACCACGGCCACGGACTGCACCGAGGCCAGCTCGGGCACCTCCTGGATCTACCAGCTCAATGTGGCCTCGGGCAAGGGAGACGCGGAGTTTCTCAGCACCATGGTGGCCGGTTTGAGCACGGTGCAGCTGAGCAATGGCACCGGCCTGACCATCATCACCAAGACCGATGCCAGCCAGCCCGGCAGCAAGTCGATCGAGCCGGCCGCGCAGGGGGCCGGGGCCGCGCGGCGCAGCTCCTGGCGCGAGCTGGTGGACTGAGTCGCGCCCGTGGTCGCCTCGCGCTATGCCCCGCTGCTGGCCTTTGTGCTGGCCTCGGTGGGGCTGCACGCGGCGGTATTGGGCACGAGCTGGCTGGGCGCAGAGGCGCCGGCCAGGTCGCCGGGCGCAGCAGCGCCCCGACCGATGCTGCTGACCGCCGGCCCTGCGGTCGCACTCAAGTCTTTCGAGGCGAGCGCCGAGACACTGCGGCTGACTGTTGCCGACCGTCAGGGGCCGGAGCAGGGTCTGGCTGAGACGATAGAACCCCCGCTGGCCCTTGCGCCGCTGCCCGTGCTGGCCCTGCCTGCCGAAGCCGAGACCGGGCCCGACGATCTCTACCTGCCGCGGTCGCGGCTCAGTGTGCCGCCGGTGTTGCGCTCGCAGGTGGCCTTGCTGTGGCCGGAGCTGGCCGAGGCGCAGGGCGGGCATTTCCGCGCGGTGCTTGCCCTCTTCATCGACGAGCATGGCGTGGTGCAGAAGGTCAGGGTCGAAGGCAGCGGCCTCCCGCCGGCGCTGGAGGCGGTGGCCCGCGAGTCCTTTCTGGGTGCGAGCTTTCTTCCTGGCGAATTGCAGGGCGAGGTCGTCAAGTCCTTGATACGTGTCGAGGTGCGTTTTGACGCTGAACGCCCGGCTGGCAGCCGGGGCTCGCGTTTGTAGAGGGCCGGGCGGCCCGGGTTTTGGCGTTGCCGACGACGCATCATCGGTGTTTCCCCTATGATGCTGCCCTGTCGCACCTCCATCAAGCGTTCCGGGCTTCAAGCCTCGGGCGCTGCGCCAACCACCGGCCCATGCCTCCAAATCTGAACCTGCAAGCCAGCGTATCCGCCCAGCCTCTCGTCGAATTGCGTGACGTGAGTTGCGGCTATGGCGACCGGGTGATCTTGCAGAACGTCAATCTGAGCATTCCGCGGGGCAAGGTGCTGGCCCTGATCGGCACCTCGGGCGGAGGCAAGACCACGGTGCTTCGCCTGATCGGCCGCCAGCTCAAGCCGTTGTCGGGCCAAGTCTTGCTGGACGGCCAGGACCTGGCGCCGCTGGATGCCCAGGGCCTCTATGCCGCACGTCGGCGCATGGGCATGCTGTTCCAGTTTGGTGCGCTGTTCACCGATCTGTCGGTGTTCGACAACGTCGCGTTTCCCCTGCGCGAGCACACCAGATTGCCGGAATCCATGATCCGCGACCTGGTGCTGATGAAGCTCAATGCAGTGGGCCTGCGCGGCGCCCGCGATCTGATGCCCAGCGAGATATCAGGCGGCATGGCCCGCCGCGTCGCGCTGGCGCGGGCGATTGCGCTGGACCCGGACCTCGTGCTGTACGACGAACCGTTCGCCGGCCTTGACCCGATCTCGCTGGGCATTGCCGCGCGGCTGATACGCGACCTCAACGACGCGCTGGGCCTGACCAGCGTGCTGGTCTCCCACGATTTGCACGAGACCTTCCAGATTGCCGACCAGGTGGCGATGATTGCCAACGGCCGCATCGTTGCCCAGGGCACCCCAGATGAGCTGCGCCACAGCAGCGATCCCCTGGTGCAGCAGTTCGTGAGGGCGCAGGCCGATGGACCGGTGCAGTTCCACCACCCGGCCCGCCCGGTGGCCGATGACTTCCGCCTGGGGGCCCACGCATGATTCTGTTCCATCCCGCTCAGCTGGGCCGCGCGGTGCGCCAGCTGCTGGCCGATGTGGGCTGGGCGGCACGCTTCCTGATCGAGCTGCTCGCGCGCACACCGCGCTGCCTGGCCCGGCCTCGGCTGGTGATCGACCAGGTTTTCTTCCTGGGCAACAAATCGCTGTCCATCATCTCGGTCTCTGGCCTGTTCGTCGGCTTCGTGCTGGCCTTGCAGGGCTATTACACCTTGCAGCGCTACGGCTCCTCCGAGGCCGTGGGCCTGCTGGTGGCGCTGAGCCTGGTGCGCGAGTTGGGACCCGTGGTGGCGGCGCTGCTGTTTGCCGGCCGTGCCGGCACCTCGCTGACGGCCGAGATCGGACTGATGAAGGCCGGCGAGCAGTTGACGGCGATGGAGATGATGGCCGTTGATCCGGTCACCCGGGTGCTGGCGCCGCGCTTCTGGGGCGGCATGATCGCCATGCCGCTGCTGGCGGCGGTGTTCTCGGCCGTGGGCGTGATGGGCGGCTGGATGGTGGCCGTGCTGTTGATCGGCGTTGATGCCGGAGCCTTCTGGTCGCAGATGCAGGGCGGGGTCGAGGTTTTTGCCGATGTCGGCAACGGCGTGATCAAGAGCCTGGTGTTTGGCTTGACGGTGACCTTTGTTGCCCTGCTTCAGGGCTACACCTGCCAACCCACGCCGGAAGGCGTGGCGCAGGCGACCACGCGCACCGTGGTGGTGGCTTCGCTGGCGGTGCTGGCGCTGGACTTCGTGCTCACCGCGATGATGTTTTCGATCTAAGGAAAGTGACGATGCAATCCTCACGCCATGATGCCTGGGTAGGCATGTTTGTTCTGATCGGTGCCGCGGCGCTGCTGTTCCTGGCGCTGAAGGCCGGCAATCTGCTGAGCCTGAACTTCGAGGAGACCTATGCCGTCACCGCCAAGTTCGACAATATCGGCGGCCTCAAGGCCCATGCCGCGGTGAAGAGCGCCGGCGTGGTCGTCGGCCGCGTCGAGGCCATCAGCTTCGATGACAAGAGCTACCAGGCCCGCGTCGTGCTGCAGCTGCAGAAGCGCTTTGCCTTCCCGAAAGACAGCTCGGCCAAGATCCTCACCTCGGGCCTGTTGGGCGAGCAGTACATCGGCCTGGAGCCTGGCGCCGACGAGAAGAATCTGGTCGCCGGGGCCACGCTGACGCAGACGCAGTCGGCGGTGGTGCTGGAGTCGCTGATCGGCCAGTTTCTCAACAGCAAGGCCTCCGACGCGGGATCGGCGGCCGGTCAAGGAGAGAAGAAGTGATGGCCGCTGAACGTGCGGGCCCGCGGCTGCGGCGCCTGGGGCTGCTGGCCCTGCTGGCGGCCGTGCTCACGCTGTCGGGTTGCGCCAACCTGATCTCGCAGGCCCGCATGGGCCCGGGCCAGAAGCTCGACCCCTGGGAGCGCTGGAACCGCAAGGTCTTCGCCTTCAACGAGGAGGTCGACAAGGCGGTGCTCAAGCCTGTGGCCACGGCCTACCGGGATGTCGTGCCCGGACCGATACGCCAGGGCTTCGACAACTTCTTCAACAACGTCGCGGATGGCTGGTCGGCCGTGAACCTGTTCCTGCAGGGTCGCTGGCGCGCAGGTATCCAGGACACGGCGCGCTTTGCCTTCAACTCGATGCTGGGCTTTGGTGGCGTGCTCGACATAGCCGGCGAGGCGGGCTTCGAGCATCACTACGAAGACTTTGGCAAGACACTGGGCCGCTGGGGCTTCAAGACAGGCGCCTACATCGTCTGGCCCATCTTTGGCCCGGGCTCGGTGCGTGACACGATTGCCATGCCGCTGGACCGCATGGCCACGCCACCGATGGTGTTCAACGACGGCAAGACCCAGTTCAGCATCTTCGCGCTGCAGGCCATCAACTCGCGTGCCAACTATCTGCGTGCCTCGCAGATGCTGGAAGAAATCGCGCTGGACAAATACACCTTCATCCGCGACGCCTACCTGACCAAGCGCGGCGACATCGGCGAGGAGGACGAGGACGAAGACCTGAAGCCCGTGCCACCGGCCGACCGTATTTCCCCGCCGCAGGTCGGGCCGTGAACCTTTTGCCCGGGTCGCGCGTTGAGGCCATGTCTTGAAACGCTGCCGCCCCCTCGGGCGGTGCGAATGAGTGAGTAGAGGAAATCCATGTTGTTCAAATCTGTTGTTGCCCGTGGTCTGGCCGTGCTGGCCCTGCAGCTGGGCCTGAGTGTGGCGGCCCAGGCGGCTGACATCGTCGCTCCCGACGCGCTGATCCGCCAGGTCTCCACCGATGTGATCGATACCGTCAAGAGCGACAAGGCCATTCAGGGCGGCGATGTGCAGAAGATCATCGCCCTGGTGGACGCCAAGGTGATGCCGCACATCAACTTCCAGCGCATGACGGCCACCGCCACCGGCCGCTTCTGGCGCCAGGCCAGCCCGGAGCAGCAAAAGCACCTGCAGGACGAGTTCAAGACCCTGCTGGTGCGCACCTATGCCGGCGCGCTGACCCAGGTCAAGGACCAGACCATCAGCCTGAAACCGCTGCGTGCCGGCGCAGAGGATACCGAGGTCGTCGTGCGCACCGAGGTGCGTGGCAAGGGCGACCCGATCCAGCTCGACTACCGCCTTGAGAAGTCGGCCGCCGGCTGGAAAATCTACGACGTCAATGTGCTGGGCATCTGGCTGGCCGACCAGTACAAGAACAGCTTTGCCCAGGAAATCGGCGCCAATGGCATCGATGGTCTGATCAAGATGCTGGCCGACAAGAACCAGAAGGCCGCTGCCCCGGCTGCCAAGTGAAGTGGCTGTGCTGACCCTGCCTCACAAGGTTGGCCTCGGCGACGCCCAGCAGGTGCTGGGCGCGCTGACCGAGGCGATGCAGGCCGCAAGCGGGCCTCTCGAGCTGGATGCCTCGGCCTTGCTGGATTTCGATTCGGCCGTGCTGGCCGTGCTGCTGGAATGCCAGCGCCGGGCGCAGGCCTCGGGCCGCCGGCTGACCCTGGTCGGCGCACCGCCCAAGCTGGCCGAGCTGGCCCGCGTCTACGGTCTCAGCGAACTGCTGTGGCCGGATTCCTGAATCATTGCGGGCTGGACCTTGCTGTACTCGGCAAGCTCCGGCCCCAACTGGCTAGGAGTCTGTTGAAGGCGCGTAGCGCTTGCTGCGCAGATTGCGCTTGATCTCTTGCAGTATCGGCCGCAGTTCCTGGCCCAATTGCAGGGCCACGCCAGTGCTCAGGATGTCGATCACGATCAGGTGCAAGAGCCGTGACACCATAGGGCTGTAGCGGTCGTAGTCTTCCGGGTGGTCGACGGCCAGCAGGACGTGGCCCTGGGTCTGGCCGATCTGCGCCAATGGAGAGCCGCTGGCGGTGATGATGATCACCGTCGCCCCCTTTTTGCGGGCGATCTCGGCTGCGTCGATCAGGTCGCGGCTGCGGCCCGAGTTGCTGATCACGACCGCACAGTCGCCGGGCTTGAGCATGGTGGCGCTCATCAGCTGCACATGGCCGTCGCTGCAGGCGATGGTGTTGACGCCCAGGCGGAAGAACTTGTGCTGCGCATCTTGCGCCACGATGCCGGAGTTGCCTACGCCGTAGAACTCGATCCGGTGCTTGCTGCGCCCGGCCTCGGCCAGGGCATTGATGGCGCGCTCGAACAGCGGGCTGGCCGCGTCATTGCGGTAGTGAAGCAGGGCGGCGACGGCGTTGTCTATGACCTTGACGATCAGCACATTGGGCTTGTCGTCCTCATCCACCGCACGGTGGACGAAGGGCACGCCCTCATTGACGCTGCCAGCCAGCTTCAGCTTGAAGTCGGCCAGGCCGTCATAGCCGACACTGCGGCAAAATCGCACCACCGTCGGCTTGCTGACGTGGGCCCGCTCGGCCAGCTCGGTGACCGGCAGGGTGGCGAAGGCGCGCGCATCGGCGATCAGCAGATGGGCGACGCGCTGCTCGGCCGGCGGCAGCGCGGGCAGCGCCGCCCGCACCCGATCGACAATGCTCACTGTTCCTCCGCCCAGGCAAAGCCGTCCCGCGCGACCAGTGCGCTGGCGGCCGGAGGGCCCCAGCTGCCGGCGGTGTAGGGCCGTGGGCCGGTGGTGTCTTGCTCCCAGGCGTCGAGAATGGGCTCGACCCAACGCCAGGCCTGCTCCTGCTCGTCGCTGCGCACGAACAGGTTCAGCCGGCCGGCAATCGCGTCCAGCAGCAGGCGCTCGTAGGCGCCGACCCGATTCGCAGCAAAGGCCTTGTCGAAGTCCAGATCCAGCGACACCGGCGCCAGCGACTCGCCATGCGAACTGCCCTTGGCCGCCAGCAGGTGGAGCTCCAGGCCATCTTCGGGCTGGAGCTTGATGACCAGCTTGTTGGCAACGTTGCCGCCAGGGAAGATCGGGTGGGGGACAGGTCTGAAGTTGACGACGATTTGTGCGTCTCGCGCGGCCAGGCGCTTGCCGGTGCGCAGATAGAAGGGCACGCCGGCCCAGCGCCAGTTCTGCACTTCGGTGCGCAGCGCGACGAAGGTTTCGCAGGTGCTGTCGGCCGGCACCTTGACCTCGTCGAGATAGCCCGGCACCGGTTTGCCATCGACCGTGCCGGCGCGGTACTGACCGCGCACGACGTCGCGGGCCACGCTCTCGGCGGTGAAGGGCTTCAGCGAACGCAGCACCTTGAGCTTCTCGTCGCGGATCGCATCGGCATCGTTGGTCGAGGGCGGCTCCATGGCCACCATCGTCAGCAACTGCAGCGCATGGTTCTGGATCATGTCGCGCAGGGCGCCGGTGCGGTCGTAGAAGTCGCCGCGCGTGCCCACGCCCAGGCCTTCGGCCAGCGTGATCTGAATATTGGCAATGCTTTCGCGGCGCCACAGCGGCTCGAACAGCGCATTGCCGAAACGCAGCGCCATCAGGTTCTGCACCGATGGCTTGCCCAGGTAGTGGTCGATGCGGAAGGCCTGGGTCTCGGCAAACACCGAGCGCACGGCCTTGTTGATCTCCTGGGCGCTGGCCAGGTCATGGCCCAGCGGTTTCTCCAGCACGACGCGAATCTTGGGGCTGTTCAGGCCGGCGGCGCCCAGCTGCGCGCAGATCTGCGTGAACAGGTGCGGGCTGGTGGCCAGATACAGCACCACGGTGTCGGCGTTGCGCTCGGCCAGCCAGTCTTTCAG
It contains:
- a CDS encoding PilC/PilY family type IV pilus protein; translated protein: MKPFETRAAYLLTARTLLGGALALGLAAASLAGTTDIATAPLFTTATTKVKPNIMFILDDSGSMAWDYMPDDANNFQLRPDQNGNAEYGRRTAQCNGLAFNPVASAAPYSPPMNADGTEQAAGSLDFLTAGDPVNETDYPTNLSAVSIVSSGALTVTVTSSSRAANWFFVGQVVTVYSSSSPSKYMVAKVTSWTYSNGSLGLNVAMAVGSGSLTSPVVAEGAPANQVYYTYSGSQKALDFQYPGNKLTTSSTFYKECNSDLGASPGYGVFTAQIVTPTSTEAQRYANWNTYYRTRMLLMKTSVSRAFKDMDDKFRIGFTTIGEKGVTEGNKFLDIRDFAATQKSSFYTKLMATNPGGSTPLRGSLSKVGRYYAKQISGQTYDPVQYSCQKNFTILSTDGYWNTGLETSTYGPLAMNGTSTVGQQDAGSTVRPMFDGGTNTTTTTKTWNRTATGQRTTVTPGTTVSTSATTTTSTVTTPHTSTTYTLNNPTYTTKTNSTVSHCSSLSSGSCLVTVTTGSNHGFSTGDTITLSGIAPATYNGAFTITKTGNKSYTYTLTGLSSVPANVTSTGVSGPSNSGCPSGTGYSVTTVKTYSTKDSTPTTTTVTTTTSSQTTLVKNITSTTAMKQVIVVVNGTQSSDTTTAGTPSITVGSTVSGPTTVSQTPVVTSAASVGSTTSTSTSPNTVSTTTSSSCVASVPANTDVAGASSTSSVGPGSPTTTGPTTTAGTPVSTDVLDAGTDGAVTTTNATTNAGGSSDTLADVAMYYYQNDLRTDALNNCIGALGTSVCENNVTALGKDNARWQHMSTFTLSLGMNGTLQFDVNYDTDPKTDFLAISQGSKDWPAPGDDAGAVNIDDLWHAAVNGRGRYFSAVDPASLISSLKAALNTISAATGASSAAATSTLQPVEGDNGVYIAQFRSSEWTGDLRAYEINTKTGVIPTSTIDAQGNRVDLNKWSAAAQITPSSRGTIRYFKKGSGNAGTLREFTYANLTADGLNGNFDNVCSKSLTAQLSQCAGLSDAAKAVVNSGSNMVDFLRGQPHTEYRSRNQVLGDIVNSSPVYVGAPGFAYTENGYGTYKTSKKDRLPTLYVGANDGMLHAINAATGQERWAYIPSMVMPNMYKLGDQYYESKHQYFVDATPTAGDIYAADGTWKTILVGGLNAGGRGYYALDITDPLNPVALWEFTNDDLGLSYGNPVITKRKDGTWVVAFTSGYNNVSPGDGGGYLFVLNAETGALLKKVGTGAGSADTPSGLGRLNGWVDFDTENLTKRFYAGDLLGNVWRFDIDDLIEPKSSALKLAQLLVGGVAQSITVAPQLAEVEYNGARFPVVYIGTGRYLGKTDVTSTGTQSIYAIKDNLTATGLGDVRAGGTLVAQAVTTDSVHKVIGGSPVDWTSKNGWYVDLVTSGERVNVDMQLAFNILTVAGNVPGTTATDCTEASSGTSWIYQLNVASGKGDAEFLSTMVAGLSTVQLSNGTGLTIITKTDASQPGSKSIEPAAQGAGAARRSSWRELVD
- a CDS encoding MurR/RpiR family transcriptional regulator, which produces MVDRVRAALPALPPAEQRVAHLLIADARAFATLPVTELAERAHVSKPTVVRFCRSVGYDGLADFKLKLAGSVNEGVPFVHRAVDEDDKPNVLIVKVIDNAVAALLHYRNDAASPLFERAINALAEAGRSKHRIEFYGVGNSGIVAQDAQHKFFRLGVNTIACSDGHVQLMSATMLKPGDCAVVISNSGRSRDLIDAAEIARKKGATVIIITASGSPLAQIGQTQGHVLLAVDHPEDYDRYSPMVSRLLHLIVIDILSTGVALQLGQELRPILQEIKRNLRSKRYAPSTDS
- a CDS encoding VacJ family lipoprotein; translated protein: MAAERAGPRLRRLGLLALLAAVLTLSGCANLISQARMGPGQKLDPWERWNRKVFAFNEEVDKAVLKPVATAYRDVVPGPIRQGFDNFFNNVADGWSAVNLFLQGRWRAGIQDTARFAFNSMLGFGGVLDIAGEAGFEHHYEDFGKTLGRWGFKTGAYIVWPIFGPGSVRDTIAMPLDRMATPPMVFNDGKTQFSIFALQAINSRANYLRASQMLEEIALDKYTFIRDAYLTKRGDIGEEDEDEDLKPVPPADRISPPQVGP
- the zwf gene encoding glucose-6-phosphate dehydrogenase, which gives rise to MSFDLVFFGGTGDLTWRKLMPALFQAFRHGKLPEGGRILSVARDDMPDERYREWLKERFREVDGPKRPSDEEFERFAALLHYRRMDLSQPEHYQRLKDWLAERNADTVVLYLATSPHLFTQICAQLGAAGLNSPKIRVVLEKPLGHDLASAQEINKAVRSVFAETQAFRIDHYLGKPSVQNLMALRFGNALFEPLWRRESIANIQITLAEGLGVGTRGDFYDRTGALRDMIQNHALQLLTMVAMEPPSTNDADAIRDEKLKVLRSLKPFTAESVARDVVRGQYRAGTVDGKPVPGYLDEVKVPADSTCETFVALRTEVQNWRWAGVPFYLRTGKRLAARDAQIVVNFRPVPHPIFPGGNVANKLVIKLQPEDGLELHLLAAKGSSHGESLAPVSLDLDFDKAFAANRVGAYERLLLDAIAGRLNLFVRSDEQEQAWRWVEPILDAWEQDTTGPRPYTAGSWGPPAASALVARDGFAWAEEQ
- the mlaD gene encoding outer membrane lipid asymmetry maintenance protein MlaD, with product MQSSRHDAWVGMFVLIGAAALLFLALKAGNLLSLNFEETYAVTAKFDNIGGLKAHAAVKSAGVVVGRVEAISFDDKSYQARVVLQLQKRFAFPKDSSAKILTSGLLGEQYIGLEPGADEKNLVAGATLTQTQSAVVLESLIGQFLNSKASDAGSAAGQGEKK
- a CDS encoding ABC transporter substrate-binding protein is translated as MLFKSVVARGLAVLALQLGLSVAAQAADIVAPDALIRQVSTDVIDTVKSDKAIQGGDVQKIIALVDAKVMPHINFQRMTATATGRFWRQASPEQQKHLQDEFKTLLVRTYAGALTQVKDQTISLKPLRAGAEDTEVVVRTEVRGKGDPIQLDYRLEKSAAGWKIYDVNVLGIWLADQYKNSFAQEIGANGIDGLIKMLADKNQKAAAPAAK
- a CDS encoding ABC transporter ATP-binding protein, yielding MPPNLNLQASVSAQPLVELRDVSCGYGDRVILQNVNLSIPRGKVLALIGTSGGGKTTVLRLIGRQLKPLSGQVLLDGQDLAPLDAQGLYAARRRMGMLFQFGALFTDLSVFDNVAFPLREHTRLPESMIRDLVLMKLNAVGLRGARDLMPSEISGGMARRVALARAIALDPDLVLYDEPFAGLDPISLGIAARLIRDLNDALGLTSVLVSHDLHETFQIADQVAMIANGRIVAQGTPDELRHSSDPLVQQFVRAQADGPVQFHHPARPVADDFRLGAHA
- the mlaE gene encoding lipid asymmetry maintenance ABC transporter permease subunit MlaE; this encodes MILFHPAQLGRAVRQLLADVGWAARFLIELLARTPRCLARPRLVIDQVFFLGNKSLSIISVSGLFVGFVLALQGYYTLQRYGSSEAVGLLVALSLVRELGPVVAALLFAGRAGTSLTAEIGLMKAGEQLTAMEMMAVDPVTRVLAPRFWGGMIAMPLLAAVFSAVGVMGGWMVAVLLIGVDAGAFWSQMQGGVEVFADVGNGVIKSLVFGLTVTFVALLQGYTCQPTPEGVAQATTRTVVVASLAVLALDFVLTAMMFSI
- a CDS encoding STAS domain-containing protein produces the protein MLTLPHKVGLGDAQQVLGALTEAMQAASGPLELDASALLDFDSAVLAVLLECQRRAQASGRRLTLVGAPPKLAELARVYGLSELLWPDS